One region of Wyeomyia smithii strain HCP4-BCI-WySm-NY-G18 chromosome 3, ASM2978416v1, whole genome shotgun sequence genomic DNA includes:
- the LOC129728227 gene encoding fibrinogen C domain-containing protein 1-like, which produces MDKTLTGYKSRGGGDIVEEHDVCLNKLSTNSESISIMLLLGILLLSIQSSSTESLKNVTNSGFGYELALAGLEAINFSLLTDQLRSKQYHQTLESVVTNLQNTVANTEQMVIRQSKLLSNFEVQLKKLSATIEPVGNIPTILSELDLLAHNITQLLVRVASITRVQQVLPTTEMLNDFILQTLSERLRTPGMLKTLEPRELPTSCANAPDRSSGIRRIHPQPGFTDAFEVYCEQDYEDGGWIVIQNRFDGSVNFYRGWSEYESGFGSLRGEFWLGLRKIHELTYGKPHELHVILEDFEGQTVVAKYSHILVGGPNEKYSLNSLGTYSGTAGDSLRYAVKMKFSTLDSDNDSHATGNCAVLYQGAWWYGACHSSNLNGLYMRGKVDVFATMMCWKEFKGYHYGLKRSQMLIRATS; this is translated from the exons ATGGACAAAACTCTTACCGGTTATAAATCTCGTGGTGGGGGTGATATCGTTGAAGAGCATGATGTTTGTTTGAACAAG TTATCAACCAACAGTGAGAGTATAAGCATAATGTTATTACTCGGAATTCTTCTACTCAGCATCCAGAGCTCAAGCACTGAGAGCTTGAAAAATGTTACTAATTCCGGATTCGGATATGAGCTTGCTCTTGCTGGACTGGAAGCGATCAATTTTAG TTTACTAACAGATCAGCTCCGTTCGAAGCAATACCATCAGACCCTAGAGTCGGTGGTAACGAATCTCCAGAATACCGTCGCTAACACGGAGCAGATGGTAATACGACAAAGTAAACTTTTGAGCAACTTTGAAGTCCAACTAAAGAAGCTGTCGGCCACTATCGAACCAGTTGGTAATATTCCTACGATCCTAAGTGAGCTTGATTTGCTGGCTCACAACATCACACAACTGCTTGTGCGCGTGGC GAGCATCACCCGTGTTCAGCAAGTACTACCTACAACGGAAATGTTGAATGATTTTATCCTACAAACCCTCTCCGAACGGCTTCGGACTCCAGGAATGCTTAAAACACTAGAACCTCGCGAACTACCGACTTCTTGTGCCAATGCGCCCGATCGGAGCTCCGGAATTCGTCGAATCCATCCACAACCGGGTTTTACGGATGCGTTCGAAGTCTACTGTGAACAGGACTACGAAGATGGTGGCTGGATAGTAATACAGAACCGTTTCGATGGTTCGGTAAATTTCTACCGCGGCTGGAGTGAGTACGAGTCCGGTTTCGGTAGTTTGAGGGGAGAGTTTTGGCTTGGGTTGCGAAAAATCCATGAGCTAACGTATGGCAAACCTCACGAACTGCACGTCATACTGGAAGATTTCGAAGGTCAAACCGTGGTTGCTAAATATAGTCACATTCTTGTTGGGGGACCGAACGAGAAGTATTCTTTGAATAGTCTAGGGACTTATAGCGGTACGGCCGGCGATTCTCTCAGGTATGCGGTCAAGATGAAGTTCTCAACACTGGATTCGGATAATGACTCTCACGCTACGGGTAATTGTGCCGTGCTATATCAAGGGGCTTGGTGGTATGGCGCTTGTCATTCAAG TAATTTGAATGGATTATACATGCGTGGAAAGGTGGACGTTTTCGCAACAATGATGTGCTGGAAGGAGTTCAAAGGATACCATTATGGCTTGAAGCGTTCCCAGATGCTAATCCGTGCCACCAGCTGA
- the LOC129731871 gene encoding microfibril-associated glycoprotein 4-like, which translates to MLLLGILLLSIQSSSTESLKNVTNSGFGYELALAGLEAINFSLLTDQLRSKQYHQTLESVVTNLQNTVANTEQMVIRQSKLLSNFEVQLKKLSATIEPVGNIPTILSELDLLAHNITQLLVRVASITRVQQVLPTTEMLNDFILQTLSERLRTPGMLKTLEPRELPTSCANAPDRSSGIRRIHPQPGFKDAFEVYCEQDYEDGGWIVIQNRFDGSVNFYRGWSEYESGFGSLRGEFWLGLRKIHELTYGKPHELHVILEDFEGQTVVAKYSHILVGGPNEKYSLNSLGTYSGTAGDSLRYAVKMKFSTLDSDNDSHATGNCAVLYQGAWWYGACHSSNLNGLYMRGKVDVFATMMCWKEFKGYHYGLKRSQMLIRATS; encoded by the exons ATGTTATTACTCGGAATTCTTCTACTCAGCATCCAGAGCTCAAGCACTGAGAGCTTGAAAAATGTTACTAATTCCGGATTCGGATATGAGCTTGCTCTTGCTGGACTGGAAGCGATCAATTTTAG TTTACTAACAGATCAGCTCCGTTCGAAGCAATACCATCAGACCCTAGAGTCGGTGGTAACGAATCTCCAGAATACCGTCGCTAACACGGAGCAGATGGTAATACGACAAAGTAAACTTTTGAGCAACTTTGAAGTCCAACTAAAGAAGCTGTCGGCCACTATCGAACCAGTTGGTAATATTCCTACGATCCTAAGTGAGCTTGATTTGCTGGCTCACAACATCACACAACTGCTTGTGCGCGTGGC GAGCATCACCCGTGTTCAGCAAGTACTACCTACAACGGAAATGTTGAATGATTTTATCCTACAAACCCTCTCCGAACGGCTTCGGACTCCAGGAATGCTTAAAACACTAGAACCTCGCGAACTACCGACTTCTTGTGCCAATGCGCCCGATCGGAGCTCCGGAATTCGTCGAATCCATCCACAACCGGGTTTTAAGGATGCGTTCGAAGTCTACTGTGAACAGGACTACGAAGATGGTGGCTGGATAGTAATACAGAACCGTTTCGATGGTTCGGTAAATTTCTACCGCGGCTGGAGTGAGTACGAGTCCGGTTTCGGTAGTTTGAGGGGAGAGTTTTGGCTTGGGTTGCGAAAAATCCATGAGCTAACGTATGGCAAACCTCACGAACTGCACGTCATACTGGAAGATTTCGAAGGTCAAACCGTGGTTGCTAAATATAGTCACATTCTTGTTGGGGGACCGAACGAGAAGTATTCTTTGAATAGTCTAGGGACTTATAGCGGTACGGCCGGCGATTCTCTCAGGTATGCGGTCAAGATGAAGTTCTCAACACTGGATTCGGATAATGACTCTCACGCTACGGGTAATTGTGCCGTGCTATATCAAGGGGCTTGGTGGTATGGCGCTTGTCATTCAAG TAATTTGAATGGATTATACATGCGTGGAAAGGTGGACGTTTTCGCAACAATGATGTGCTGGAAGGAGTTCAAAGGATACCATTATGGCTTGAAGCGTTCCCAGATGCTAATCCGTGCCACCAGCTGA